A section of the Clostridium felsineum DSM 794 genome encodes:
- a CDS encoding non-oxidative hydroxyarylic acid decarboxylases subunit C encodes MRYNDLREFIKVLKEEEQLIEIEDEVMPEPDLSAIGKSAADIDNGPAVWIKRVKGYNNSVLLNVHGSWQNHAIMLGLPKNTTVKEQFFELDKRWSNYPVKPVWTEEAPIKEVEITENINLFDILPLFRVNKYDGGFYLSKALTVTRDPDDLDNFEKQNVGIYRIQVKGKDSLAIQPLQFHDIAIHLKKAEERNEKLPIAICIGNEPVLNLMASTPIEYAQSEYEFAGVLKGQPIELTKSSNGLDIPARSEIVLEGYIIPRVRKLEGPFGEFPGSYSGARLQPEIKITKVTHRKNPIFENLYIGMPWTEVDYLVGLNTSLPLYRQLKRDFPEVAAVNAMYTHGIGVIISTKCRFGGYGKSVAMRLLSTPHGMPYSKIIIVVDETVDPFNLPQVMWALTTRVRPDKDVVMIPNAPGMPLDPSSEPVGMHTKLIIDATTPVPPDVSRNVNALDTPEKVDYWYDYMKNFIRGNK; translated from the coding sequence ATGAGATATAATGATCTTAGAGAATTTATAAAGGTTTTGAAAGAAGAAGAACAGTTAATAGAAATTGAAGATGAGGTTATGCCGGAACCAGATTTATCTGCAATAGGAAAATCAGCCGCTGATATAGATAATGGTCCGGCTGTATGGATAAAAAGAGTAAAGGGATATAACAATAGTGTACTTTTAAATGTACATGGTTCATGGCAGAATCATGCTATTATGTTGGGGTTGCCCAAAAACACTACTGTTAAAGAACAATTTTTTGAATTAGATAAGAGGTGGTCCAATTATCCTGTAAAACCTGTATGGACAGAAGAAGCGCCTATTAAAGAAGTAGAGATAACAGAAAATATTAACCTTTTTGATATATTACCATTATTCAGAGTTAATAAATACGATGGTGGATTTTATTTATCTAAAGCTCTTACAGTTACAAGGGATCCCGATGATTTAGATAATTTTGAAAAGCAAAATGTTGGTATTTATAGAATACAAGTAAAGGGAAAAGATTCACTTGCAATTCAGCCCTTGCAATTTCATGATATAGCAATCCATTTAAAAAAGGCAGAAGAAAGAAACGAAAAGCTTCCTATAGCAATATGTATAGGTAATGAACCAGTACTAAATCTTATGGCAAGTACACCTATAGAATATGCACAATCAGAATACGAGTTTGCAGGGGTATTAAAAGGACAACCTATAGAACTCACAAAAAGCAGCAATGGTCTAGATATTCCAGCTAGAAGTGAAATAGTATTAGAAGGTTATATAATTCCAAGAGTGAGAAAATTAGAAGGACCATTTGGAGAGTTTCCAGGAAGTTATTCAGGAGCTAGACTTCAGCCAGAGATAAAAATAACTAAAGTGACTCACAGAAAAAATCCTATATTCGAGAATTTATATATAGGAATGCCATGGACAGAAGTTGATTATTTAGTTGGATTAAATACAAGTTTACCTCTTTATAGACAGTTAAAAAGAGATTTTCCTGAGGTTGCAGCAGTTAATGCTATGTATACTCATGGAATTGGAGTTATAATATCTACTAAATGTAGATTTGGCGGGTATGGAAAGTCAGTTGCCATGAGACTTTTATCAACTCCACATGGCATGCCATATTCTAAAATAATTATTGTGGTTGATGAAACAGTAGACCCATTTAATCTTCCGCAGGTTATGTGGGCGCTTACAACAAGGGTAAGGCCAGATAAAGACGTGGTTATGATTCCAAATGCACCAGGTATGCCGTTAGATCCTTCCTCAGAACCAGTTGGAATGCATACTAAACTTATTATTGATGCTACTACACCAGTGCCTCCAGACGTATCTAGAAATGTGAATGCACTTGATACGCCAGAAAAAGTGGATTATTGGTATGATTATATGAAAAATTTTATAAGGGGGAATAAATAA
- the trxA gene encoding thioredoxin, producing MIKITDKNEFEKEIGSGVVIVDFFAEWCGPCKMIGPILEELSAEMDGKAKFLKVDVDKNAEIANTYDVSNIPTMLILKDGIKQEVITGFLPKKSIEKSIENVLMKNN from the coding sequence ATGATAAAAATAACTGACAAAAATGAATTTGAAAAAGAAATAGGTTCAGGTGTAGTTATTGTGGATTTTTTTGCTGAATGGTGTGGACCTTGTAAGATGATAGGTCCAATATTGGAAGAGCTATCAGCTGAAATGGATGGAAAGGCCAAATTTTTAAAAGTTGATGTGGATAAAAATGCAGAAATAGCAAATACTTATGATGTATCTAATATACCTACAATGTTAATATTAAAAGATGGAATAAAGCAAGAAGTAATAACAGGCTTTTTACCTAAGAAATCAATTGAAAAAAGCATAGAAAATGTTTTAATGAAAAATAATTAA
- a CDS encoding non-oxidative hydroxyarylic acid decarboxylases subunit D: protein MICPRCDSEKVELLTKAPKDNAWEVYICKECNFSWRSTEGDDITNPEKYDERFKINRRDIGSFPVMPPIPKLLKDEK from the coding sequence ATGATTTGTCCAAGATGTGATTCTGAAAAAGTAGAATTATTAACAAAAGCACCTAAAGATAATGCATGGGAGGTGTATATATGTAAAGAATGTAACTTTTCATGGAGGTCTACAGAAGGTGATGATATAACAAATCCTGAAAAATATGATGAAAGATTTAAGATAAATAGAAGGGATATAGGTTCTTTTCCGGTAATGCCTCCAATTCCTAAGCTTTTAAAGGATGAAAAGTAG
- a CDS encoding UbiX family flavin prenyltransferase — protein sequence MTSIAIRIEKEMFKITKDSKKLIVGITGASGIIYGTRILEILKELNIETHLIVSKAAEMTLALETEMQLEDLYRLASITYSVDDIGAAVSSGSFQNMGMIIAPCSIKTLSQIAYSINDNLITRAADVTLKERRRLVLMVRETPYNLSHIRSIEAVMENGAIVFPPVPAFYTKPKTVMDIVDQSIGRALDLFGIDTGKVKRWV from the coding sequence ATGACAAGCATTGCTATAAGAATTGAAAAGGAGATGTTTAAAATTACAAAAGATAGTAAGAAATTAATTGTCGGTATAACAGGAGCAAGTGGAATTATTTACGGTACTAGAATACTTGAGATACTAAAAGAATTAAATATTGAAACTCATTTGATAGTATCAAAAGCTGCTGAAATGACACTAGCTTTAGAAACTGAAATGCAACTTGAAGACTTATATAGGCTTGCTTCAATTACATATTCAGTAGATGATATTGGCGCAGCTGTTTCAAGTGGTTCTTTTCAGAATATGGGAATGATAATAGCCCCTTGCTCTATTAAGACCTTGTCTCAAATTGCATACAGCATTAATGATAATTTAATTACTAGAGCTGCAGATGTGACTTTAAAAGAAAGAAGGCGTTTGGTCTTAATGGTAAGAGAAACGCCATATAATTTATCACATATACGTAGTATTGAAGCTGTAATGGAAAATGGAGCTATAGTTTTTCCACCAGTTCCAGCTTTTTATACAAAACCTAAAACTGTTATGGATATTGTAGATCAATCTATAGGTAGAGCTTTAGATCTTTTTGGTATAGATACAGGTAAAGTTAAAAGGTGGGTATAA
- a CDS encoding methylated-DNA--[protein]-cysteine S-methyltransferase has translation MEKEYVCNYNSKIGKLTLISDGENITGLFIKNIEYSKNSEIINMSLSSLEIFKKAKIWLDCYFSGQAPDFIPNIKLKGTEFRKLVWKIIGDIPYGEVITYGDIAKMVAKKMGKTKMSSQAVGGAVGSNPISIIVPCHRVVGAKGNLTGYGGGLDIKVKLLTLEGIGMDKFHMPK, from the coding sequence ATGGAAAAAGAGTATGTTTGCAATTATAATTCAAAAATAGGAAAGCTCACTTTAATAAGTGATGGAGAAAATATAACAGGATTATTTATAAAAAATATAGAGTATAGTAAAAATTCAGAGATAATTAATATGTCATTAAGCAGCCTAGAAATTTTTAAAAAGGCAAAAATTTGGTTAGATTGTTACTTTAGTGGTCAAGCACCTGACTTTATACCAAATATAAAGCTGAAAGGAACAGAATTTAGAAAATTAGTTTGGAAAATAATTGGTGATATACCTTATGGAGAGGTTATAACCTATGGAGATATTGCTAAAATGGTGGCAAAAAAGATGGGCAAAACAAAAATGTCCTCACAAGCAGTTGGAGGAGCAGTAGGTAGTAATCCTATTTCTATAATAGTTCCATGCCATCGTGTTGTAGGTGCAAAAGGTAATCTTACAGGATATGGTGGCGGACTTGACATAAAGGTAAAGCTTTTAACTTTAGAGGGTATTGGTATGGATAAATTCCATATGCCTAAATGA
- a CDS encoding carboxylesterase family protein gives MKKFKKIATLSATLIFITTLTSFKNTTTKAYANHNKYKYTGTIDQATKYGTVEGLVDSNTNTLQWLGVPYAKAPIGSLRWKAPQDLSSWTGIKDAKKFGNVATQLDSTGKNVIGSEDCLYLNIWRPNTKEKNLPVLVFAHGGGNITGSGASFQGDILANRTNSIVISINYRLGAMGWFLNDAVKDGNKLDDSGNYGLLDIFKSLDWVNKNISDFGGNPDNVTLSGQSAGARDVIASLISPISKGLYEKAIPMSGGMTLTSTDEGKNFSNQMIEKLLVKQGKALNEADAAKWIKNQSKSQLNTYLKSVDSKELVSLYGSVAIKMNPFPHLYKDGYVIPKDGFNEIKKGNYNNVPIIVGSMSNEFTLFSATDPYFGGSVLNQSIFNDPTKSKIYTDSIYYGSKLYSGFNADNVADLIASSNKKDNGIYAYRCGWGTQDGVITNNTKYFAAAHGLDIDLITGHYNMGNYFSGFYTDANKPGRDSLGTVMDSYLKNFLYTGNPNGNKLTKWGTWQTSNKKARIMKFDATTNTSLTSMSKEHLVKQDIIDEMNSSLPKDERDIIVNSLFNGRFFWQY, from the coding sequence ATGAAAAAGTTCAAAAAAATTGCCACTCTTTCTGCAACTTTAATTTTTATTACTACACTTACCTCTTTTAAAAACACTACTACAAAGGCTTATGCTAATCACAATAAATATAAGTATACAGGAACTATAGACCAAGCAACAAAATATGGTACTGTAGAAGGATTAGTTGACAGTAATACTAACACACTCCAGTGGCTAGGCGTACCTTACGCTAAAGCTCCTATAGGGTCCTTAAGGTGGAAAGCTCCTCAAGACCTTTCAAGCTGGACTGGAATAAAAGATGCAAAGAAATTCGGAAATGTTGCAACTCAATTAGATTCCACAGGCAAAAATGTAATTGGAAGTGAAGACTGTTTGTATCTAAACATTTGGAGACCAAATACAAAAGAAAAAAATCTTCCTGTTCTCGTATTTGCTCATGGCGGTGGTAATATTACAGGTTCAGGAGCAAGTTTTCAAGGTGATATTTTAGCTAACAGAACAAACTCTATTGTAATTTCTATTAACTACAGATTAGGAGCTATGGGATGGTTTTTAAATGATGCTGTAAAGGATGGAAATAAATTAGATGATTCAGGTAACTATGGTTTATTAGATATCTTTAAATCATTAGATTGGGTTAACAAGAATATAAGTGATTTTGGTGGAAATCCTGACAATGTAACACTATCAGGACAATCCGCAGGTGCTAGAGACGTAATAGCTAGTTTAATTTCTCCTATATCAAAGGGATTATATGAAAAGGCAATACCTATGAGTGGTGGAATGACCTTGACAAGTACTGATGAAGGTAAAAACTTCTCTAATCAAATGATAGAAAAACTATTAGTTAAACAAGGAAAAGCTCTTAATGAAGCTGATGCAGCAAAATGGATTAAAAACCAATCTAAGTCGCAGCTAAATACATATTTAAAATCTGTAGATTCAAAAGAATTAGTCTCTTTATATGGAAGTGTAGCTATAAAGATGAATCCATTCCCTCATTTATATAAGGATGGCTATGTTATACCAAAGGATGGCTTCAATGAAATCAAAAAAGGCAACTATAATAATGTACCTATAATAGTTGGAAGTATGTCAAATGAATTCACTCTCTTTTCTGCCACAGATCCTTATTTTGGAGGAAGTGTTTTAAACCAAAGTATATTTAATGATCCTACAAAATCAAAAATATATACTGATTCAATATATTATGGAAGCAAATTATATTCAGGCTTTAATGCTGACAATGTAGCAGATTTAATAGCTTCAAGTAATAAAAAAGATAATGGTATTTATGCTTATAGATGTGGATGGGGTACACAAGATGGTGTTATAACAAATAATACAAAATATTTTGCAGCTGCTCATGGACTTGATATAGATTTAATTACAGGTCACTACAATATGGGAAATTATTTTAGCGGTTTCTATACTGATGCAAACAAACCTGGACGTGATTCTCTTGGCACTGTTATGGATAGCTACCTTAAGAACTTCTTATATACTGGCAATCCTAATGGTAATAAATTAACCAAATGGGGTACATGGCAAACATCAAATAAAAAAGCTAGAATAATGAAATTTGATGCAACTACAAATACTTCATTAACTTCCATGTCAAAAGAACATCTAGTAAAGCAGGATATAATTGATGAAATGAATAGTTCCTTACCTAAAGATGAAAGAGATATAATTGTAAATAGTTTATTCAATGGCCGTTTTTTCTGGCAGTATTAA
- a CDS encoding glutathione peroxidase, translating into MNFFDFTAKKMNGEEVKMEDYKGKAILVVNTASKCGLTPQFEELEQLYKEYKDKGLEILGFPCNQFANQDPGTNEEVHQFCKLNYGVTFTMFEKIDVNGDNAHPIYKYLTKEAKGLLNNKIKWNFTKFLIDTKGDVFKRYAPTVAPLKIKKDIEKLLNVQ; encoded by the coding sequence ATGAATTTTTTTGATTTTACTGCAAAAAAAATGAATGGAGAAGAAGTGAAAATGGAGGATTATAAGGGTAAGGCGATTTTAGTGGTGAATACTGCAAGTAAATGCGGCTTAACTCCTCAATTTGAAGAATTAGAACAATTATATAAAGAATATAAAGACAAGGGTCTAGAAATTTTAGGTTTTCCATGTAATCAATTTGCAAACCAAGATCCAGGGACTAATGAAGAAGTACATCAATTTTGTAAATTAAACTATGGTGTTACTTTTACCATGTTTGAAAAAATAGATGTAAACGGAGATAATGCACATCCTATTTATAAATATCTTACTAAGGAAGCAAAGGGACTACTAAATAATAAAATAAAATGGAATTTTACTAAATTTTTAATTGATACAAAAGGGGATGTATTTAAAAGATATGCGCCAACAGTTGCACCCTTAAAGATTAAAAAGGACATTGAAAAGTTATTAAATGTACAGTAA
- a CDS encoding MarR family winged helix-turn-helix transcriptional regulator: MNDFDNSLGYLLNIAAAINKNALFSVLAPYEITPEQFTLLTKIYTSSNGKTQRQLANETYKDEANTTRILKKLELKGYVEKLPGTKDKRNNFVFITEKGMELIKILKPLVTDYRKSILKNLSEEEIKNMKAILKKLIEN, from the coding sequence ATGAATGATTTCGATAATTCATTGGGATATTTATTAAATATTGCAGCAGCTATAAATAAAAATGCACTATTTTCTGTACTGGCACCTTATGAAATTACACCAGAGCAATTTACGTTACTTACTAAAATTTATACTAGTAGTAATGGTAAAACACAACGGCAATTGGCTAATGAAACCTATAAAGATGAAGCAAATACCACTAGAATTTTAAAAAAGTTAGAGCTAAAGGGATATGTGGAAAAGCTTCCTGGTACAAAAGATAAAAGGAATAACTTTGTTTTTATTACTGAAAAAGGTATGGAATTAATTAAAATCTTAAAGCCTTTAGTAACGGATTATAGAAAGTCTATACTTAAAAATCTTTCTGAAGAAGAAATTAAAAATATGAAAGCAATATTGAAAAAGCTTATAGAAAATTAG
- a CDS encoding serine hydrolase domain-containing protein yields the protein MFGNIEINSIKKVLREHINANFVAGANLMIIKDGKEIFYHENGLANREKKIPVKRDSIFRLYSMTKPITAAAAMILLERGQIDLYDPVSKYISTFKEQMVDSKEGRVKARREVMLKDLLSMTSGLVYGGGNNRAGKDTEVLFEEIDKRLFSDNPMSTLEIASRLGQCTLSFQPGENFEYGTSADVLGAVVEVATGKRFGEFLRKEIFEPLGMKDTGFFVPEEKRGRLVRTYAEDGKGDLELYTGNHLGIIHSMDREPAFQSGGAGLSSTIDDYAKFANMLMNNGELNGIRILKPHTVKYLTSGSLSKEQQKGLDSWESLCGYSYGNLMRVMKDCSRAGDLATLGEYGWDGWLGPYFCNCPKERLIFLFMIQKKDAGTTTLTRKLRNIILSSMCK from the coding sequence ATGTTTGGAAATATTGAGATAAATAGTATTAAAAAAGTATTGAGGGAACATATTAATGCCAATTTTGTAGCAGGTGCAAATTTAATGATAATAAAGGATGGAAAAGAGATTTTTTATCATGAAAACGGTTTAGCAAATAGGGAAAAGAAAATTCCTGTAAAAAGAGATTCTATTTTTAGGCTGTATTCTATGACTAAGCCAATTACAGCAGCTGCGGCGATGATTCTTTTAGAAAGAGGGCAAATTGATTTATATGATCCTGTAAGTAAGTATATAAGTACATTTAAAGAACAGATGGTAGACAGTAAAGAGGGAAGAGTTAAGGCAAGGAGAGAAGTTATGCTTAAGGATTTACTTTCTATGACCTCTGGTTTAGTATATGGTGGAGGAAATAACAGAGCTGGTAAGGACACTGAAGTGCTATTTGAAGAAATAGATAAGAGGCTTTTTAGTGATAATCCAATGAGTACTTTAGAAATAGCAAGCAGATTAGGGCAGTGTACATTATCCTTTCAGCCAGGGGAAAACTTTGAGTATGGAACTTCAGCAGATGTATTAGGTGCTGTTGTTGAAGTTGCTACTGGTAAAAGATTTGGTGAATTTTTAAGGAAAGAAATATTTGAACCTTTAGGAATGAAGGATACTGGATTTTTTGTACCAGAAGAAAAAAGAGGACGTTTAGTAAGAACTTATGCAGAGGATGGAAAAGGGGATTTAGAGCTTTATACAGGTAATCATCTAGGAATAATACATAGTATGGACAGAGAGCCAGCTTTTCAATCTGGTGGAGCAGGACTCTCTTCAACCATAGATGATTATGCAAAATTTGCAAATATGCTTATGAACAATGGTGAGTTGAATGGAATTAGGATTCTAAAGCCTCATACAGTAAAATATTTAACAAGTGGAAGCCTAAGCAAAGAGCAGCAAAAAGGTCTTGATAGTTGGGAAAGTTTATGTGGATACAGCTATGGAAATCTAATGCGTGTTATGAAAGATTGCAGTAGAGCTGGAGATTTGGCCACTTTGGGGGAATATGGTTGGGATGGTTGGCTTGGACCATATTTTTGTAATTGCCCAAAAGAGCGTTTGATATTCTTATTTATGATACAAAAAAAAGATGCAGGAACAACTACCTTAACTAGAAAGCTAAGAAATATTATTTTAAGCTCCATGTGTAAATAA
- a CDS encoding DNA-3-methyladenine glycosylase I — translation MSGCMWHKKNEMMKKYHDNEWCKPSYDDKYIFEMLSLEGAQAGLSWNTVLCKREEYKKAFHNFDIFYCSGLSDEEIEEIRENYKVIKNILKLKSVRNNAIEILKIQEEFGSFSNYLWQYVEFKPIINSWENESDMPTQTELSQKISKDLKRRQFKFVGPVIIYSFLQAIGMVDDHMVSCKYHSLNK, via the coding sequence ATGAGCGGTTGCATGTGGCATAAGAAAAACGAAATGATGAAAAAATATCATGATAATGAATGGTGCAAACCTAGCTATGATGACAAATATATATTTGAAATGCTTTCACTAGAAGGAGCACAAGCTGGCTTATCTTGGAATACTGTACTTTGTAAAAGAGAAGAATATAAAAAAGCTTTTCATAACTTCGATATTTTTTATTGTTCAGGGTTAAGTGATGAAGAAATTGAAGAAATAAGGGAAAATTATAAGGTTATAAAAAATATTTTGAAGCTTAAATCTGTAAGAAATAATGCAATAGAAATATTAAAAATCCAAGAGGAATTTGGGAGTTTTTCTAATTATTTATGGCAGTATGTTGAATTTAAACCTATTATAAATAGTTGGGAAAATGAATCTGATATGCCAACGCAAACAGAGTTGTCACAGAAAATTAGTAAGGATTTAAAAAGAAGACAGTTTAAATTTGTTGGACCTGTTATAATTTATTCGTTTTTGCAAGCAATTGGAATGGTTGATGATCATATGGTTTCCTGTAAATATCACTCTTTAAATAAATAA
- a CDS encoding sugar porter family MFS transporter, translating to MKLKLNNSLVYAFGALSGLLFGYDTGVISGAILFIEKQMHLNSWQQGFVVSAVLLGAVLGAAIIGPMSDKYGRKKLILLSAIIFFIGAIGSAFSPEFWTLILSRIILGAAVGSSSALIPTYLAELSPAKKRGSMSSLFQLMVMSGILLAYITNYSFSGFYSGWRVMLGFAAIPAAILFLGGLVLPESPRFLVKTKRLDDAKTILDQMNNHDKALVTAELTQIKKQAEIKSGGFKELFGKLVRPALVIGIGLAIFQQVMGCNTVLYYAPTIFTAVGFGVQAALLAHIGIGIFNVIVTAIAVVIMDKIDRKKMLIYGAIGMGASLLVMSISMKFSNGSFTASIICVIALTVYIAFFSATWGPVMWVMIGEVFPLNIRGLGNSFSSVINWGANMIVSLTFPPLLSFFGTGNLFIGYGIICFVSIWFVHSKVFETRNRSLEEIESSLRQYSNKNKSSLNVELHN from the coding sequence ATGAAATTAAAGCTTAATAATTCTTTAGTATATGCATTCGGTGCACTTAGTGGACTTCTATTTGGTTATGATACCGGCGTCATTTCTGGTGCAATTCTATTTATTGAAAAGCAAATGCACTTAAATTCTTGGCAGCAAGGCTTTGTTGTTAGCGCTGTTCTTCTTGGTGCTGTCCTTGGCGCTGCAATTATTGGACCAATGTCTGATAAATATGGTAGAAAAAAATTAATATTACTCTCTGCAATTATTTTCTTTATTGGAGCAATTGGTTCAGCCTTTTCTCCAGAATTCTGGACATTAATCTTATCACGTATAATCCTAGGTGCGGCAGTTGGTTCTTCATCAGCCTTAATTCCAACATATTTAGCTGAATTATCACCTGCTAAAAAACGTGGTTCTATGTCAAGTTTATTTCAGTTAATGGTAATGAGTGGAATACTACTTGCGTATATTACTAACTACAGTTTCTCTGGTTTTTATTCTGGTTGGCGTGTAATGCTTGGCTTTGCTGCTATTCCTGCTGCTATTCTTTTCTTAGGTGGACTAGTATTGCCTGAGAGTCCTCGTTTCTTAGTTAAAACTAAAAGACTTGATGATGCTAAAACTATACTAGATCAAATGAACAATCATGATAAAGCACTTGTTACTGCTGAACTTACTCAAATTAAGAAACAAGCTGAAATTAAAAGTGGTGGATTCAAAGAGTTATTTGGTAAACTTGTTCGCCCTGCGTTAGTTATAGGGATAGGTTTAGCCATTTTCCAACAAGTCATGGGCTGTAATACAGTTCTTTATTATGCACCAACTATTTTCACTGCAGTTGGTTTTGGCGTTCAAGCAGCTTTACTTGCTCACATAGGAATTGGAATTTTTAACGTTATTGTTACTGCTATCGCAGTTGTAATTATGGATAAAATTGATCGTAAAAAAATGCTTATATATGGTGCTATAGGAATGGGCGCTTCTTTATTAGTAATGAGTATATCAATGAAATTCTCTAATGGCTCATTTACTGCTTCAATTATTTGCGTCATCGCTTTAACCGTTTACATTGCTTTTTTCTCTGCAACCTGGGGCCCCGTAATGTGGGTAATGATTGGTGAAGTTTTCCCACTAAATATTCGTGGTTTAGGTAATTCCTTCAGTAGTGTAATTAATTGGGGTGCTAATATGATAGTTTCTCTAACCTTTCCTCCATTATTGAGTTTCTTTGGTACTGGAAATTTATTTATTGGTTATGGTATTATCTGTTTTGTTTCAATATGGTTTGTTCATTCTAAAGTATTTGAAACACGTAATCGTTCACTTGAAGAAATTGAATCTTCCCTTAGACAATATTCAAATAAGAATAAAAGTTCTTTAAATGTTGAATTGCATAATTAG
- a CDS encoding DUF4405 domain-containing protein → MRKINFLKFTLDLLMGIIFLLVFNSKFLHVHGIHEIIGVIIGAAVVFHMILNIKWIKNMTLAVFNKKMAVRARLVYFLNIITFIDMIIIIISGLAISKFLFPNLGIYNGLFNERTHITSAFIGLALIGIHLGLHWKWVMNVFKKIVGVNGESKAFGYAAKLIAVVILVFGLYSIVSINYVSKITLAFKSVPKHELKETAAKAPKPNEGMKDNIKHKTGLVREKGVNGNIISGVAQDMSIIGVFLVVLYYSEKALLKRKLKASI, encoded by the coding sequence GTGAGAAAGATTAATTTCTTAAAGTTTACACTGGATCTTTTAATGGGAATAATATTTTTATTAGTATTCAATTCAAAGTTTCTTCACGTACATGGAATCCACGAAATCATAGGAGTTATAATAGGAGCAGCAGTAGTATTTCATATGATTTTAAATATTAAATGGATAAAAAATATGACCTTAGCTGTTTTTAATAAAAAGATGGCTGTGAGAGCTAGGTTAGTTTACTTTTTGAACATAATTACATTTATTGATATGATAATAATTATTATAAGCGGACTAGCTATTTCAAAATTTTTATTTCCAAACCTAGGTATATATAATGGACTATTTAATGAAAGAACACATATTACTTCAGCGTTTATAGGTTTGGCACTTATAGGAATTCATTTAGGCTTGCACTGGAAGTGGGTTATGAATGTATTTAAAAAGATTGTGGGAGTTAATGGAGAAAGCAAAGCATTTGGCTATGCTGCTAAATTGATAGCTGTAGTAATATTAGTATTTGGATTATATAGTATTGTATCAATTAACTATGTTTCTAAGATTACACTTGCTTTTAAATCAGTGCCTAAGCATGAATTGAAAGAAACAGCGGCTAAAGCACCAAAGCCTAATGAAGGCATGAAGGATAATATTAAACATAAAACTGGTTTGGTTAGAGAAAAAGGAGTAAATGGAAATATTATAAGTGGTGTAGCACAGGATATGTCTATTATAGGAGTGTTTTTAGTAGTCTTGTATTATTCTGAAAAAGCATTGTTAAAAAGAAAGCTTAAAGCCTCAATATAA
- a CDS encoding VIT1/CCC1 transporter family protein, whose amino-acid sequence MIDSNLIATLKQLQIAEITERLTYLKIAKYIKNDVNRTTLLKIADEEKKHYDIWKKYTEVDMPASRFRVFYYSCMAKFFGFTFAIKLMEKMLNSKNLYESKIQQLLLDKVPEALSVFNDEVEHEKKLIDLLDEERLQYVGSMVLGLNDALVEFTGSLAGYTFAMQSNKLISLAGLITGISATLSMAASEFLSSRSEGDKSSLKAATYTGIAYLITVVLLILPYLLLPEKAYGLALGIMLILVILIIAGFNYYISIAKDLSFKKQFIEMAGISLSVAAISFIIGLLVKKFLGIDI is encoded by the coding sequence ATGATTGATAGTAACTTAATAGCAACACTAAAACAACTTCAAATAGCCGAAATAACTGAGAGGCTAACATATTTAAAAATTGCAAAATATATTAAAAACGATGTAAATAGAACAACTTTGCTTAAAATAGCTGATGAAGAGAAGAAGCACTATGATATATGGAAAAAATACACAGAAGTTGATATGCCGGCTTCAAGGTTTAGAGTGTTTTACTATTCTTGTATGGCTAAGTTTTTTGGATTTACCTTTGCAATTAAATTGATGGAGAAAATGCTAAATAGCAAAAATCTATATGAAAGTAAAATACAACAACTTTTACTTGATAAAGTACCTGAAGCTCTTTCTGTATTCAATGATGAAGTTGAGCATGAAAAAAAATTGATAGATTTATTGGATGAAGAACGTCTTCAGTATGTTGGATCTATGGTGCTTGGATTAAATGATGCTTTAGTTGAGTTTACGGGAAGTCTTGCAGGATATACTTTTGCAATGCAGAGCAATAAACTTATATCACTGGCAGGGCTTATCACAGGAATTTCGGCAACCTTATCTATGGCAGCTTCAGAGTTTTTATCCTCAAGATCAGAAGGGGATAAAAGTTCACTAAAAGCTGCTACTTATACAGGTATTGCCTATTTAATTACTGTGGTACTACTAATACTACCGTATCTTTTACTTCCGGAGAAAGCATATGGTTTAGCATTGGGCATTATGCTGATATTAGTAATTTTAATTATTGCAGGTTTTAACTACTACATTTCTATTGCAAAAGATCTTTCTTTTAAAAAGCAGTTTATAGAGATGGCAGGTATTAGCCTCTCGGTTGCAGCAATTTCTTTTATTATAGGTTTGTTGGTTAAGAAATTCTTAGGTATTGATATTTAA